One Pseudorasbora parva isolate DD20220531a chromosome 4, ASM2467924v1, whole genome shotgun sequence genomic region harbors:
- the LOC137072607 gene encoding uncharacterized protein — MVRTYKRKTTRASTAPETMLKAVRQVLVFKKTIRGAAEEFGINYRTLARYCTKIPREEVEGSAEHPSCTVGFIGARQVFSPELEAELVSYVLMAADVYHTLPPKAIRKLSYQLAKAQSLAMPPSWKENKQASADWFAAFLKRHPLLSVRTPEPATLASAFSKDMFYVKIKALMERHCFKPEDIWIMDEMGVSTAQRPDRIVARKQTGSLASDRGPLVSISCVSSASGGTIPPYFVFPRVQFREHFLTGAPSGSSGGAHISGWMREEQFVDFLEHFVRRTECSLQRPCLLLLDIHVSHLSIDGLNFAKANGVTLLSFPPNLEHSACGPLKKCINAAIDSWMLGSPGRSVTIHHIPGIVATALPQAATADNITAGFKACGIFPLNPNASNQPGFITDCPDAPVSNGSDSTRNAPDPLCPDPSTTHPKPTLETRLDWLACD; from the coding sequence ATGGTGAGAACGTATAAAAGGAAGACGACCCGAGCGAGTACGGCGCCGGAGACCATGCTGAAGGCCGTCCGGCAGGTGCTGGTGTTCAAGAAGACCATCCGAGGAGCCGCGGAGGAGTTCGGGATTAACTACCGCACGCTCGCTCGCTACTGCACCAAAATCCCCCGCGAGGAGGTGGAGGGCAGCGCGGAGCATCCCAGCTGCACGGTGGGCTTCATCGGGGCGAGGCAAGTCTTCAGTCCGGAGCTTGAGGCGGAGCTCGTCTCCTACGTGCTAATGGCCGCTGACGTTTATCACACACTCCCACCCAAAGCCATCCGCAAACTCTCATACCAACTAGCGAAAGCCCAATCGCTGGCAATGCCTCCGTCCTGGAAGGAGAACAAACAGGCAAGCGCAGACTGGTTCGCGGCGTTTTTAAAGCGACACCCGCTGTTGTCCGTCAGGACGCCTGAGCCGGCGACTCTAGCGAGCGCCTTTAGCAAAGACATGTTTTACGTGAAGATAAAGGCGCTGATGGAGCGTCACTGTTTCAAGCCTGAGGACATCTGGATCATGGACGAAATGGGAGTCTCGACAGCCCAGAGGCCGGATCGAATAGTGGCCCGGAAGCAGACTGGATCGCTCGCGTCTGACCGCGGACCGTTGGTTAGCATCTCCTGCGTCTCCTCGGCTAGCGGAGGCACAATCCCGCCCTATTTCGTCTTCCCTCGGGTGCAATTTAGGGAGCATTTCCTCACGGGTGCGCCCTCTGGAAGCTCCGGAGGCGCTCACATCAGCGGATGGATGCGTGAGGAGCAGTTCGTCGACTTCTTGGAGCATTTCGTGAGACGGACCGAATGCTCCCTGCAGAGACCTTGCCTTCTGCTTCTGGATATCCATGTATCTCACCTGTCCATCGACGGCCTTAACTTCGCCAAAGCCAACGGCGTGACACTGCTTTCCTTCCCACCGAACCTGGAGCACTCGGCTTGCGGCCCGTTGAAGAAGTGCATTAACGCGGCCATCGATAGCTGGATGCTGGGAAGCCCGGGGAGGAGCGTCACCATCCATCATATTCCAGGAATCGTGGCGACTGCGCTGCCCCAGGCAGCCACTGCGGACAACATCACCGCAGGGTTCAAAGCCTGTGGGATTTTCCCCCTCAACCCAAATGCTTCAAACCAACCTGGTTTCATTACGGACTGTCCGGACGCTCCAGTGTCCAACGGCTCAGACTCGACCCGTAATGCTCCCGATCCCTTGTGTCCTGACCCGTCGACCACACACCCTAAACCCACATTGGAGACCCGTCTCGACTGGCTCGCCTGCGATTAA
- the LOC137072603 gene encoding cytochrome P450 3A30-like translates to MSYGPFFSAETWALLVLLVTLLVIYGSWTHSHFKKLGIQGPRPIPFFGTMLRYREGFHYFDLECFRKYGRVWGIYDARQPVLCIMDQSIIKTILVKECYSLFTNRRNIGLNGPLYDAVSIVEDDEWRRIRSVLSPSFTSGRLKEMFGIMKTHSKILVQNLGKSATRGENVDIKEFFGAYSLDVATSTAFSVDIDSLNNPKDPFVTNIKKLLKFDLLNPLLLICAIFPFITPLMEKMDFSLFPTSVTDFFYAALQKIKSERVASDHKKKRVDFLQLMVDSQTAGKTLTGKEHSEKGLSDHEILSQALIFILAGYETSSSTLAFFFYNLATNPEAMEKLQEEIDETFPNKAPVDYEAVMNMDYLDAALNESLRLFPVGARLERVCKKTVDINGLVIPKDMIVIIPTYALHRDPDYWSEPESFKPERFTKGNKETIDPYMYMPFGLGPRNCIGMRFAQMTMKLAIVEVLQRFDVSVCEETQVPLELGPNGFLAPKDPIKLKLKPRTAPDVCIKNKM, encoded by the exons ATGAGCTACGGTCCGTTCTTCTCCGCTGAAACATGGGCTCTGCTCGTGCTGTTGGTGACGCTTCTGGTTAT ATATGGATCCTGGACTCACAGTCATTTCAAGAAGTTGGGGATACAGGGTCCCAGACCCATCCCGTTCTTCGGAACGATGCTGAGATATAGAGAG GGGTTTCATTACTTCGATCTCGAGTGTTTCAGGAAGTATGGACGAGTCTGGGG TATCTACGATGCGAGGCAGCCTGTGCTGTGTATCATGGATCAATCCATCATCAAAACCATCCTGGTTAAAGAATGTTACTCGCTCTTCACCAACAGAAGG AACATCGGTCTAAATGGGCCGCTGTACGACGCTGTGTCCATTGTTGAAGACGACGAATGGAGGAGAATCCGCAGCGTCCTCTCGCCATCCTTCACCAGCGGGAGGTTAAAGGAG ATGTTTGGCATCATGAAGACACACTCTAAAATTCTTGTTCAGAATCTGGGAAAATCAGCAACACGAGGAGAAAATGTGGATATAAAAGA GTTCTTCGGTGCGTACAGTTTGGATGTGGCGACCAGCACGGCGTTCAGCGTGGACATCGACTCCCTCAACAACCCCAAAGATCCATTTGTGACCAACATTAAGAAACTGCTGAAGTTTGACTTACTGAACCCTCTGTTGCTGATCTGTG CTATATTTCCTTTCATCACCCCCCTCATGGAGAAAATGGATTTTTCCCTTTTCCCGACATCTGTGACCGATTTCTTCTACGCTGCCTTACAGAAGATCAAGTCTGAAAGAGTGGCCAGTGACCACAAGAAG AAGAGAGTTGACTTCCTGCAGCTGATGGTCGATTCTCAGACGGCAGGGAAAACTCTAACTGGCAAGGAACACTCGGAGAAAG GTCTGAGCGACCACGAGATCTTATCGCAGGCCTTGATCTTCATCTTAGCCGGTTACGAGACCAGCAGCAGCACTCTGGCGTTCTTCTTCTACAATCTCGCAACCAACCCAGAGGCCATGGAGAAACTGCAGGAGGAGATCGACGAGACCTTCCCGAATAAG GCCCCAGTGGACTATGAAGCTGTTATGAACATGGACTATCTGGACGCTGCGCTGAACGAGTCCCTCCGGCTTTTTCCGGTCGGCGCTCGACTCGAACGAGTTTGCAAGAAAACAGTGGACATCAATGGCCTCGTCATCCCTAAAGACATGATCGTTATAATCCCAACCTACGCCCTCCATAGAGACCCAGATTACTGGAGTGAACCCGAGAGCTTCAAACCAGAGAG GTTCACTAAAGGAAACAAGGAGACGATTGACCCCTACATGTACATGCCCTTCGGCCTCGGGCCCAGGAACTGCATAGGGATGAGATTTGCTCAGATGACCATGAAGCTGGCCATCGTGGAGGTCCTGCAGAGGTttgatgtctctgtgtgtgaggAGACACAG GTTCCTCTGGAGCTCGGCCCCAACGGATTTCTGGCTCCCAAAGACCCCATCAAGCTCAAACTCAAGCCTCGGACAGCTCCAGATGTCTGcatcaaaaacaaaatgtag